The sequence TCTATCATGACGCTGGTACCGAATTCTTATGCCCTTGTTACTCAGACTATTGTGGGTAATTTTGCAGGCAAAGGTAACAAGAAAGAATGTGCAGCAGCTTCATACCATATTGGGAAAATTAGCCTTTATACATGTCTTGCTACTTTATTATTTATCATGATATTTTCTAGGATTATTTGTCTTGCATATACCCGGGATGCAGAAATATTGAATCTTGCAAGCACAGCATTACGAGTTTTCGCTACTTCACTTTTGTTTTGGGCACGAGCTGTGATACCAGGCTCTTCTTTACGAGCCATGGGTATTTCCTGGTATCCTATGGCAGTAAATGCTTCAACTATGTGGGTGTTTCAGGTATTATTTATAGCGGTTATTGTCATACCACTTAACTGGGGAGTATGGGGTGTATGGCTTGGCTATGGGCTATCAACTGCTGCACGTGCTGCCTTATACCTTTTATATGAGCAGAAAGGGAAATGGCTTTCTAATGTCAAAGAACAGTCTGGTAATATATAAATAGTGCGGAAGACTTATCTTGTTATTTATATCGCTTATACCGCAATTTATATTTGTTTGTGTTCATTGTTTCAGAAAAATATTTGTGATAAGATGTTGATGAATATTAAGAAAGGAGATAAGTTGTCATGAGTAGTGATTTCAATTTTATACCTGCCGATTTTTGTCCAATTAAGGACAGGGAACTTCTTGAGAGATTAGCTAAAATGACACCTGAAGAAATAGAGCAGCACCCCAATCCGGATGTAAAAATTAAAATTCTTCCCAACGCTGGCTCTGTGATGCTTGCAGAGCAGTTCATGGGAATAAAAGAATCTTTTGAAAAAGATAAAAAGTTTTCTACAATCTTTGGAAATCCAAATCCCAATGATCACATGCCATTAGCTGAATTAATTAATGTAAACCGCATAAACTGCAAAAATTGTGTATTTATTACAATGGATGAATGGGCGGATCAGGATGGAAATATAGCCCCGATTACATATAAGTCTGGCTTTACATATTCATTCCTGAAGTATTTTATTAACAAAATTGATCCGGAACTTCGTCCATTACCTGAAAACATTTTATATCCTACAAACGAAAATATCAATTACTACTCTGACCTTATTGATGAAAAGACAGACGGAGGAATTGATTTATTCGTTTCTGGTCCGGGATGGGCAGGACATATTGCTTTTATTGATCCTTGTCCTGAATATACTCAGGTGAACAGTATTGAGGAATATTTGCAGCAGCCTGCTAAAATAGTTACCTTACATCCATTAACTATTGTGCAGAATTCTCTTCATGGTGTTTTCGGATGTTCAGGTAATATTGGAAATGTTCCTCCGAAAGCTGCAACTATAGGACCCAGGGATGTATTGCACGCTAAGAAAAGAATAGAAATTCATTCTATTAGCACAATGGGAACATTTTCTTCATGGCAGAGAATGACTTCAAGGCTGATAACCCATGGGCCTGTTACACCTATGGTACCAGGATCTATTTATCAAGTACTGCCTTGTAGAATATATATTGATCCTAATATTGCAAAACCAATTGAGTGCTTAGAAACTGTAGGATATTAGGTTTACTATAGAAGCTGAGCTTTGATAAAAGTAGTTTGGATTTTTAGCTCAGCCGGCAGATTCAGGCGACCTGCCTAATCAGGCGTCAAGAAGTCTCTCGCTTCTGTAAGCGGGAGCTGAATTGATGTAAATTATAATAACAACCTTGTTCAGTTGGAGATTGCAAGACCTCCACTGAATCCCCGGGCAAGCGAGTTTAACGTCCGGTTAGGTTAACTGATTGGTAAAATTATTTCAGCTCATTTAGAAAAAAAGTTTATCCCCGCTTGTTAATGTGAGCATAAATCAGGAGGTTTCTCCAGTTGCATTTTTACAGGCATGGGGATATTTTTATTGTTGTAGATGATAATATCTAATGATAAAATGGATGGGCAAGTATATTTATTTTATGGACAAGTTTTGTTTAGGAGGCACTGGATTGAATTTTTTTACAGTACTGCTAATGTCAGTTGGACTTGCTATGGATGCTTTTGCCGTGTCGGTAACGAACGGTATGTTAATAGCAGGTATTAAGTTTAAACATGCTTTTAAAATAGCTGCTTTTTTTGGATTTTTCCAGGCTGTTATGCCTATTGTTGGTTGGCTTGCAGGTATAAATTTCAGAAATTTCATAGGAATGTTTGATCACTGGGTCGCATTAATTTTACTTGGATTTATCGGTGGCAAGATGGTACGGGAATCTTTTGAAATGAAAAAAGAAAGTTGCCCTACTGAGGATCAGAAAAAACATGATATTGATAACAAGACACTATTAATGCTGGCAGTAGCCACCAGTATTGATGCACTTGCAGCTGGATTAAGTTTTGCCATATTAAGCACATCAATTATTGAAGCAAGTGTTTTGATTGGTTTTACTACTTTTTTAATATGCTTTGCCGGGGTTCTTATAGGGAAAAAATGCAATATTTTATTAAAGAGTAGAGCAGAATTAACAGGGGGAATAATCTTAATAATAATCGGGTTGGAGATTTTCGCGAAGGATACCGGAATTCTGTCGTCATTTTTATCATATTTAATTTTAAAAATCCAGGGATTATAGAGCAGGTTCATTTTGAAATGAGGTTTTAGCAATGAAATTTTTAGCGCCAATAATAGTCGGAGCTGTAATAGGATATATAACTAACTGGTTAGCAATAAAAATGTTGTTCAGACCTCATAAAGAGGTCAGGATATTTGGAATACGCCTGCCTTTTACCCCAGGGCTTATACCAAAGGAAAAGGACAGAATTGCCAAGAGCATAGGGGATGCTGTAGGAACTTATCTTTTGTCACCCGAAACATTTACCCTTGCTTTGCTTAATGATAGGATAAGCCAGCATATTGAATCATGGGTAAATAATATTCTGAGCAAACAAGATAATGGTGATAAATCCACCAAGACTATGCTGGAAGAAACTTTGGGCGTTAATGTGGATAGTCTGTTAGAAGAAATTGAACAGAGGTTGGCTTTATTTATATGCTCTCAGTTAAAAGAGAAAAAATTCAAAGACGGACTTATGAATTTTATAGAGTATAAAATCTATGATCAATACGGCTCTTATTTTTACAATGGAATTAAAGAAAAAGCTGAGGAAATACTGAATATATTCTTTACCTCGGGAGTTATTGAAATTGAGTTGTCAAAATCTTTGAATAATTTAATCAATAAGTTGAGTACTGATACCCGGACCTTAGAGAAGGTCTTACCGGATAGCTTTTTAAATTCAGCCAGGGAGTTTATTTATGAACATGCCGGTGATATCAGGATTAGATTAAAAGAATTACTAGATAGCCCATCCATAAAGAGAAAACTTAGAAATTCCATTTCAGAGATAGCAGAACAAAATATAAATAAGCTGGTTGCCATATTTATAACTCCAGATTCAATTGCTGATAAAGTAATTGGAGCCTTGATTAAATATGTTGAAACTCCTGAAAACGAAAAAAACATTGCGTCAATTATGTTGACTCTTATTGATAGATTTGTTAAAAGCAAAATATCGGATATTATTTCAGCAATATCCGATGAAAGGAAGGAGCAGACAGTATCCCATATTTCTGCTGAAGTGGTAAAATACTTATCTGACAGGAATAATCAAAGAACTCTGGTAAATTTGGTAGAAGAAAAGCTTATATACTTAAAGCCTGAAATCAAAAAAAGCATACTTTCCTTTGTTGAAGATGAATATGAGGGTATTACCTCTTCACCTGATTTATGCGAGAAAATACTTCCTATTGTCCGAGATATTATCAGAGGCATTGTAAATAAACCATTTTCTTTAATTATTGGTGCCATTGACGAAAAAACTGTAAGAAATATTACAAACTTTATAGAAGAAGTGTTTAAGTACTTTGTAAATACAAAAATGACAAACATAATAAGGCAGCTCAATCTATCTGAAATAGTGGAAAATCAGATTAAAGGATTTGATGCTGCCTATACTGAGGATATAATATTAGAAATAGCCAGCAGAGAACTAAAAGCAATAACGTGGCTTGGTGCACTTCTTGGAGGAATTATGGGTATTCTTATGCCTTTTTTTGAGATGCTGTATAATTAACCCTCAATTGGAAGTTCAAATATCTCATCTGGTTTTAACAGGATAACCTTTGTGTTGGTTTGACTTTCCACCTGGCTTTTAAATTTAGCGGGATCCTGGGAAATTGCAGGGAATGTGTCATAATGCATAGGTATGACAAAATCAGGTTTAATCATTTTAACAGCTCTTACGGCATCTTCAGGTCCCATAGTATACAGACCTCCGATAGGCAATAGAGCCAATGTAATTCCTTCATCGGCTAGCAGGCTCATATCAGTGGTCAGGGCTGTATCTCCTGCAAAATATACTTTTACATTTTCCGCTTCCACCACGAAGCCGCAAGCTATTCCACCGGGCACACCACTTCCGTGAACCGCTGCAACAAGTTTGACAGAACCAAATTCAGTCTTCTGGATTCCTCCTATATTCCCCGGAAAGAACTTAATGGGCTCTTTATCCAGCATTCTTGCCAGTTCAAATGTAGTATAAACTTTAGAATTATTTGATTTGGCAATCTTTACAGTATCTCCGAGATGATCCCCATGGGCATGTGATACAAATATATGAGTAGCCTTTATTTCCTCAGGTTTTTTTGATGCCGAGGGATTGCCGGTAATGAAAGGGTCAAAAAGCAGGCTGTGCTGTCCTGTAACAATTAAAAAGGCAGAATGTCCTAAATACTGAATTCTCATTTCACATCTCCATCCTTGTAATTTTCCATTATTTTCGGTATATACTTATATTTTTTATACTTTATTTTTTTAGTAACAGAATTAATTCTTTCAGTATTATTTTACCAAAAACAATAAGGTTGAGGAATAGAATATTAATTTCTCAATTCTATTTACTACAACTCACTGTTTCTATATAATTAAACATTGTAATTAACACATTGAAATATGGCATGATTAAGAAAAATGAGGAGGATTTGGCATGGTGGAAAATCTTGTAATCAGAAAATTAGAAAAGGGGGAAGAATTTCCTTATGATTTGCTTCTCCTGGCAGACCCGTCAATGGAAGCCATAGAGGATTATATACACAGAGGTGACTGTTACATTGCTTTATTGGATAATAAGGTAGTTGGAGAATATGTTTTAATAAAGACAAGGCCTTTTACAATAGAACTTGTAAATATTGCAGTGGACGAGAAATATCAGGGCAAGGGTATAGGAAAGGCTCTGGTTATGGATGCTATTAATAGAGCCAGAGAAAGCAAGGCAAAAGTTATTGAGGTTGGTACCGGAAATTGCAGTGCTTATCAGCATCTGCTCTATCAAAAATGCGGTTTCCGCATGACCTGGATAGATATAGATTTCTTTAAGAAGCATTATGATGAAGAAATATATGAAAACGGTGTAAGATGCATTGATATGATTAGAATGAGTATGGATTTATAGAGAAACAAATAATAACGGCAGCATATTAAAAATATCCTGCCGTTATTAATATTTTTGCATAACTGATATTTTCCTGTACATGGTATTAAGTACTATTCCACAGTAATTACTGACACAGGGCAGCTCTCTGCTGCTTCCTTTGCAGAATCTTCCACTTCTGCAGGAACTTCGTCAACATATACTTCTGCAAGGCCGTCATCAGCCATTCTGAATACTTCCGGGCAAGTGCTGGCACAAAGTCCGCAGGAAATACAACCATCTCTATCAATTGAAGCTTTCATAACTATACCTCCATAAGTTATTTATAGGACTATAATTTTATCATAAGACAATCATAATATAATAATATATTATATCTCGTATAATCTCAATTATCCAGATAGTATCACATGAAAGTTTCTTTGCTGACAATATATATAAAAATAATTAGAATTAATTAAAAAGAATTAGTAAACAACTAATTTAGTAATATATAAAAATAATGTAATCAGTTATAATAGAAATATCGACTTTTTTTAATTTAAGTATTTATTTTCATTAGTGGAAATGAGTATTATTATGAATATTTACTAGAATGGAGAGAAATTATGGATAAACAAAGACGTAAGGAATTAGTGGAAAAGTATAAAGAGATTAAAACTTATATGGGAGTATATAAAATTACAAATCAAGTAAACAGAAAAGTGTTCATATCAGCTACCCCTAACCTTAAAAACCGCTGGCTGACGGTTAAAAGTCAACTTGAAATGGGTATGCATGTGAACAGTGAGTTGCAAAAGGACTGGAATGAATTTGGACAGGATGCATTTACCTATGAAGTGATTGAAGAAAAGGAAATAAAAGAGGGTACTGATGTCCGCTGGGAAATTAAACAAATGGAAAAAAACTGGCTGGAAAAGATCCAGCCATTTGGGGAGAGGGGATATAATAAAAGGCAAAAATAATAACCCTATTTAATAATATTTTTAATAAATATACCACAATTGTAGTTTGAATTAACCTGAAAACAGCCGATATATAATCTAAGTATTTATGTTTTGAACATTAGGTCTTGGGTAATATTATTTTGAATATTGGTCTGATTACGGGGGGCATTATGAAAAGTATAAGTGTAAGAATTATATTATTATTAGGGTTGTTGGTTTTTCTTATTTGCTCTGGATTAGGTATTGGAGCATTTCTTACTACTTCTGATTCCATAATAAATATTTTTAAAGAAACTATGCCCAAATTTGCTTTAGAAGCATCTATCGTTATACAGAATGAGATACAAAACCAACTCAATACCCTGAGCATCATTGCATCTTTGGAAGTAATGGAAGTATTGAATGAACCTGATGGAGACCTTTCCTATGTGAGTTCTGTTTTATCAAGAGAATTTAACAGAGCAGGACATAAACGAATGATACTTGCTAACAGACAGGGAAGTGTGCTTTATGATAGCGGATCATCAGGTGATATACATAATTTAAATGAAAATGTTTATTTTAATAGGGCACTGGAAGGAGAAAATGTGGTATCAGACCCCATGTTTGATGAAGATGGTGTTAGTGTAATCATTGTATATGCAGTTCCGGTAAAAATTAACGGGGAAATAGCAGGTGCTTTGATTGCAATAAGGGATGGACTTGAATTAAGTGAATTTGCTAACAGAATTGAATATGGTGAGTCTGGGGAAGCTTTCATTATTAATAGCCAGGGTAAAACTATAGCCCATGGGAATAAAAATCTGATGATAGAAATGATAAAAACTTTTGCTGCAGATACGGTGTCTTCAGCAACAACCAGAGGTTTTTCCGGTGAAGAGGAAGAAAGAAGTGATGTTGCCACCTCCGCCACTTCATTGTTAGTAAGAGATGATGGTTCTGGTGATAAAACGGGATTTAGAGGTTTTTATGAAGCTCTTGAACAAATGGTCCAGGGAAAAACAGGTTTTGAAGAATATGAGTATAAAGGAATTCAAAAAGTTTTAGGTTTTGCACCAATTGAAGGCCGTGGCTGGTCTATTGGAGTTGCTGTTGATAAGGAAGAGGCATTATCAGGATTGTCAGAACTAAGGAGAGTTTCCCTGTTTGTATCTTTAATTTTTCTTTTTATAGGATTTGTGGTTGCCTATTTTATAGGAAAGAGTATATCCAAGCCCATTATCGATCTGACAAAACAGTGCAGCATCATGTCTGAAGGTAATTTTACTAAAATGATGGGAGAGAAGTATACCCGCCGGCGTGATGAGCTTGGGGATTTGGCCAGGGGATTTAATAAAATCAATGTTAACGTATCAAAGATAGTCAAGAATGTAATTTCTGAAACAAGCAACATGAGCAGTGCAATTGAAATTGCCGATAAAAGTATGTCTGATTTGACGAGAGAAATAGAGTATGTGTCTGATATAATACAGCAATTATCATCAGAAATTCAGGAAACCTCTGCTATGGCTGAAGAGATGAATGCTACTTCAGTAGAAATAGAGACATCCATAGATTCAATTTCCAACAAGGTTCAGGAGGGTGTAGAATCTGCCGAAGGAGTAAGTAAGAGAGCTGATGAACTGAAAAACAACGCACTCGACTCTCAGAAAAGTGCCCGTGATATTCTGTTAAATGTTGATGAAAAGTTAAGAGAAGCAATTGAAAAATCAAAAGCCGTTGAAAAGATAAGTGTTTTAGCTGACGTAATTTCAAAGATTTCCACACAGACGAAT comes from Clostridiaceae bacterium and encodes:
- a CDS encoding manganese efflux pump; translated protein: MNFFTVLLMSVGLAMDAFAVSVTNGMLIAGIKFKHAFKIAAFFGFFQAVMPIVGWLAGINFRNFIGMFDHWVALILLGFIGGKMVRESFEMKKESCPTEDQKKHDIDNKTLLMLAVATSIDALAAGLSFAILSTSIIEASVLIGFTTFLICFAGVLIGKKCNILLKSRAELTGGIILIIIGLEIFAKDTGILSSFLSYLILKIQGL
- a CDS encoding GNAT family N-acetyltransferase is translated as MVENLVIRKLEKGEEFPYDLLLLADPSMEAIEDYIHRGDCYIALLDNKVVGEYVLIKTRPFTIELVNIAVDEKYQGKGIGKALVMDAINRARESKAKVIEVGTGNCSAYQHLLYQKCGFRMTWIDIDFFKKHYDEEIYENGVRCIDMIRMSMDL
- a CDS encoding GIY-YIG nuclease family protein — translated: MDKQRRKELVEKYKEIKTYMGVYKITNQVNRKVFISATPNLKNRWLTVKSQLEMGMHVNSELQKDWNEFGQDAFTYEVIEEKEIKEGTDVRWEIKQMEKNWLEKIQPFGERGYNKRQK
- a CDS encoding DUF445 family protein is translated as MKFLAPIIVGAVIGYITNWLAIKMLFRPHKEVRIFGIRLPFTPGLIPKEKDRIAKSIGDAVGTYLLSPETFTLALLNDRISQHIESWVNNILSKQDNGDKSTKTMLEETLGVNVDSLLEEIEQRLALFICSQLKEKKFKDGLMNFIEYKIYDQYGSYFYNGIKEKAEEILNIFFTSGVIEIELSKSLNNLINKLSTDTRTLEKVLPDSFLNSAREFIYEHAGDIRIRLKELLDSPSIKRKLRNSISEIAEQNINKLVAIFITPDSIADKVIGALIKYVETPENEKNIASIMLTLIDRFVKSKISDIISAISDERKEQTVSHISAEVVKYLSDRNNQRTLVNLVEEKLIYLKPEIKKSILSFVEDEYEGITSSPDLCEKILPIVRDIIRGIVNKPFSLIIGAIDEKTVRNITNFIEEVFKYFVNTKMTNIIRQLNLSEIVENQIKGFDAAYTEDIILEIASRELKAITWLGALLGGIMGILMPFFEMLYN
- a CDS encoding metal-dependent hydrolase, which gives rise to MRIQYLGHSAFLIVTGQHSLLFDPFITGNPSASKKPEEIKATHIFVSHAHGDHLGDTVKIAKSNNSKVYTTFELARMLDKEPIKFFPGNIGGIQKTEFGSVKLVAAVHGSGVPGGIACGFVVEAENVKVYFAGDTALTTDMSLLADEGITLALLPIGGLYTMGPEDAVRAVKMIKPDFVIPMHYDTFPAISQDPAKFKSQVESQTNTKVILLKPDEIFELPIEG
- a CDS encoding ferredoxin, whose translation is MKASIDRDGCISCGLCASTCPEVFRMADDGLAEVYVDEVPAEVEDSAKEAAESCPVSVITVE
- a CDS encoding methyl-accepting chemotaxis protein: MKSISVRIILLLGLLVFLICSGLGIGAFLTTSDSIINIFKETMPKFALEASIVIQNEIQNQLNTLSIIASLEVMEVLNEPDGDLSYVSSVLSREFNRAGHKRMILANRQGSVLYDSGSSGDIHNLNENVYFNRALEGENVVSDPMFDEDGVSVIIVYAVPVKINGEIAGALIAIRDGLELSEFANRIEYGESGEAFIINSQGKTIAHGNKNLMIEMIKTFAADTVSSATTRGFSGEEEERSDVATSATSLLVRDDGSGDKTGFRGFYEALEQMVQGKTGFEEYEYKGIQKVLGFAPIEGRGWSIGVAVDKEEALSGLSELRRVSLFVSLIFLFIGFVVAYFIGKSISKPIIDLTKQCSIMSEGNFTKMMGEKYTRRRDELGDLARGFNKINVNVSKIVKNVISETSNMSSAIEIADKSMSDLTREIEYVSDIIQQLSSEIQETSAMAEEMNATSVEIETSIDSISNKVQEGVESAEGVSKRADELKNNALDSQKSARDILLNVDEKLREAIEKSKAVEKISVLADVISKISTQTNILALNASIEASRAGDTGKGFAVVAEEIRKLAEHSKKTANEIQELINQVVDSVQNLSTNSRQVLDFLESKVVKDYDMLVKTGIQYSQDAQFIDSMMKEFSEASEKLYISVNNIVKAISDVAEAANEGASNISEMANEVSMIVKAANEVLEQTHVVSSSSSKLSELVSIFKV